One genomic window of Tripterygium wilfordii isolate XIE 37 unplaced genomic scaffold, ASM1340144v1 ctg31, whole genome shotgun sequence includes the following:
- the LOC119994933 gene encoding probable terpene synthase 6, whose product MADISLGKKRMRNYNYMHANAQPQSFRPSANYLPPFWGHSYFASLPSNDAEFESCTKQIEELKIRVKEMLTDSTSNPVEIVRLIHLLCRLGLSYHFESEIEDHLQQYFDHTMAKLVEINNYNLEKVALVFRVFRQYGYKVSCDVFNMYKENSTGEFKESLVNDVKGMLSLYEAAHLRMHGEAILDEALAYTTTFLLKLVANQSDDRLAKHIQYALVYPFHKSSERLAVRQYIDSYEEDESCNEMLLKFAKLDFNRLQLLHRKELTHVARWYKEIDFTSNFGYARERIAENHLWLLGTHFEPQYTKSRIFVNKVITLATVLDDIYDVYGSIEEVRLLTDAIQRWEIGAIDQLPDYMKMIYSTMLDIYHGFENELKNEARSHLVSYAKDAMKELVRGYHLEAEWFHRRCVPPFDEYMETGLITITFRALLAPSFLGIDSVGADAFEWLKNSKILRASQAIGRLMNDTATRKVEQKLGHSASSLQCYMNENGVSEEEAIKYIREEVIESAWKDINEEQMRPNIVVPRELLMLVVNLARVAHSFYNVNDVYTNTTYSKEHVKTTFVEPYPI is encoded by the exons ATGGCTGATATTTCGCTAGGGAAGAAAAGAATgagaaattataattatatgcatg CAAACGCTCAGCCGCAGAGCTTCCGCCCGTCAGCAAATTATCTCCCACCTTTTTGGGGTCATAGTTATTTTGCATCACTTCCCTCAAACGACGCG GAATTTGAATCATGTACAAAGCAAATAGAAGAGTTGAAAATCCGAGTGAAAGAAATGCTAACAGACTCTACCAGCAATCCAGTGGAGATAGTCAGACTGATTCATTTGTTATGCCGTCTTGGTTTATCATATCACTTTGAGAGTGAGATTGAAGACCATCTCCAACAATATTTTGACCACACCATGGCGAAGCTTGTTGAGATAAATAACTACAACCTAGAGAAGGTTGCACTTGTATTCCGAGTATTTAGACAATATGGCTACAAAGTGTCTTGTG ATGTTTTCAACATGTACAAGGAAAATAGTACTGGTGAGTTCAAGGAGAGCCTAGTCAATGATGTCAAGGGCATGCTAAGCTTGTACGAGGCTGCCCATTTAAGGATGCATGGGGAGGCTATTTTAGATGAAGCTCTTGCTTACACAACTACTTTCCTCCTTAAGTTGGTCGCAAATCAAAGTGATGACCGCCTCGCCAAACATATACAATATGCCTTGGTGTATCCTTTTCACAAGAGCAGTGAAAGATTGGCTGTGAGGCAGTACATAGATTCTTATGAAGAGGATGAGTCTTGCAATGAGATGCTGCTCAAGTTTGCAAAACTGGATTTTAATCGACTACAGCTCTTGCATCGAAAAGAGCTGACCCATGTCGCAAG GTGGTACAAGGAAATTGATTTTACTTCAAATTTTGGTTATGCAAGAGaaagaattgcagaaaaccATTTGTGGCTTCTTGGAACTCACTTTGAGCCACAATACACAAAGTCACGAATATTTGTCAACAAAGTCATAACCCTCGCCACGGTGTTAGATGACATATATGATGTATATGGTTCAATTGAAGAAGTCAGATTATTGACAGATGCAATACAGAG GTGGGAAATTGGCGCAATTGATCAACTTCCAGACTATATGAAAATGATCTATAGCACTATGTTGGATATTTATCATGGATTTGAGAATGAGCTGAAAAACGAAGCAAGATCTCACTTAGTCTCTTATGCCAAGGATGCC ATGAAAGAATTGGTGAGAGGCTACCATCTCGAGGCTGAGTGGTTCCATAGACGCTGTGTTCCTCCATTTGACGAATATATGGAAACTGGATTAATCAcgatcacgtttcgtgcattgcTGGCACCTTCTTTTCTAGGAATCGACAGTGTAGGGGCAGATGCATTTGAATGGCTGAAAAATAGTAAGATTCTTAGAGCTTCACAAGCAATTGGTCGCCTCATGAACGACACAGCAACACGCAAG GTGGAGCAAAAGTTGGGACATTCTGCCTCCAGCTTACAGTGCTATATGAATGAAAATGGCGTCTCTGAGGAAGAAGCAATCAAATATATCAGGGAAGAAGTGATTGAGAGTGCGTGGAAGGATATAAATGAAGAACAGATGAGGCCAAATATCGTCGTCCCAAGGGAGCTTCTGATGCTTGTTGTTAACCTTGCACGCGTAGCACATTCGTTTTATAATGTTAACGACGTATACACAAACACAACATATTCAAAAGAACATGTCAAGACCACCTTCGTTGAGCCATATCCCATATGA
- the LOC119994944 gene encoding (-)-kolavenyl diphosphate synthase TPS28, chloroplastic-like, with product MKELVNGVKSFLGSMEDGDMSISAYDTAWVALIQDTNQTGSTPQFPCCLDWIAHNQLSDGSWGDPRYFLLCDRILNTLACVIALKTWNIHPHKCQRGISFLNEKMSMLEKENEEHFLGGFEIVFPSILEMARKLGIQLPDDHHTCSALQNIIFKRNLKLTRISKEGIYNVPTTVLFSLEGLQDMDLDWEKILKMQSKDGSFLSSPSSTAYAYLQTKDQNCFKYLNKVVQRFNGAAPTMYPVDLYERLWTVDRLERLGITRFFKREIEEYMNHVHRCWTEDGISWSSNFRLHDIDDTSMGFYLLRLYGYEVSPDAFGYSTEGKEFRCYLGQWNEAISVMFNLYRASQMLFSGEKILQEAKKFASKFLSRKREANRFLDKWIILKDLAGEIGLALDVPWYASLPRVQARFYVDQYGAGDVVHIGKTLFREPFIDNDMYLHLAKLDYNYCQSLHQIEWNNIQKWYEGFKLGDLGVSTRSLLCAYFMCAASIFEPERRRERLAWAKTAILVETIASYFDKADNSTKQRMSFLREFQKCKSSRQDTKGIRLETNDTTQLILIWKLLETLDQFSLDALEAYDQDITHHLYHSWEKWLLTWQEGVGRGEEAELMVQTINLMAGHKVSEESSKHGPFYERLFNLVNKICCQLYNHRQSKYKQEETHDNGRDPAIIVTSEIEQDMQQLVQMVLNHHDGINFNMKQVFLLVTKTFYCNGFIHPKILDSHIAKVLFERVD from the exons ATGAAAGAGCTAGTGAATGGCGTGAAATCGTTTTTGGGTTCAATGGAAGATGGAGATATGAGCATTTCAGCTTATGACACAGCTTGGGTTGCCCTAATACAAGACACCAACCAAACTGGAAGTACTCCACAGTTTCCATGTTGTTTAGATTGGATCGCCCATAATCAATTGTCGGATGGTTCATGGGGTGACCCTCGTTATTTCTTGTTGTGTGATCGGATCCTCAATACGTTAGCTTGCGTTATTGCTCTCAAGACGTGGAATATTCACCCTCACAAATGCCAAAGAG GAATATCATTTTTGAATGAGAAAATGAGTATGCTGGAGAAGGAGAATGAGGAGCACTTTCTTGGCGGCTTTGAGAttgttttcccttccattcttgAGATGGCTCGGAAATTAGGCATTCAACTTCCTGATGATCATCATACTTGTTCAGCCttgcaaaatatcatattcaagAGGAACCTGAAACTcacaag gaTATCAAAAGAAGGGATATACAATGTGCCCACAACAGTACTCTTCAGCTTGGAAGGACTGCAAGACATGGATTTGGACTGGGAAAAGATTCTGAAGATGCAGAGCAAAGATGGGTCATTCTTGTCCTCCCCATCCTCCACTGCTTATGCATATTTGCAAACTAAAGACCAAAACTGCTTCAAATATCTAAACAAGGTCGTCCAAAGATTCAACGGCGCAG CCCCGACGATGTATCCAGTGGACTTGTACGAACGATTGTGGACTGTAGATCGCTTGGAGCGCCTAGGAATCACTAGATTTTTCAAGCGAGAGATTGAAGAATATATGAATCATGTCCACAG GTGTTGGACTGAGGATGGAATATCCTGGTCAAGCAATTTCCGACTTCACGATATTGATGATACATCTATGGGATTCTACTTGCTTAGATTGTATGGTTATGAAGTTTCTCCAG ATGCATTTGGGTATTCAACGGAAGGGAAGGAATTCAGATGCTATTTAGGACAGTGGAATGAGGCAATCAGTGTAATGTTTAACTTGTACAGGGCTTCCCAAATGTTATTTTCGGGAGAGAAAATTCTACAAGAAGCGAAGAAGTTCGCATCCAAATTCTTGAGCAGAAAACGAGAAGCTAATCGATTCCTTGATAAATGGATTATCCTTAAGGACTTAGCTGGTGAG ATTGGATTGGCATTGGACGTTCCATGGTACGCAAGCTTGCCTCGAGTACAAGCGAGATTCTATGTGGACCAATATGGGGCTGGAGATGTTGTACATATTGGCAAGACTCTTTTcag GGAGCCCTTCATTGACAATGACATGTACCTACATCTTGCAAAGCTTGATTACAACTATTGCCAGTCATTGCATCAAATCGAATGGAACAATATCCAAAA GTGGTATGAAGGATTTAAATTAGGAGACTTAGGGGTAAGCACAAGAAGTCTTCTTTGTGCATATTTTATGTGTGCAGCCAGTATTTTTGAGCCAGAAAGGAGGCGAGAGCGACTCGCTTGGGCTAAGACTGCAATTTTGGTGGAAACCATTGCATCTTATTTTGATAAGGCAGACAACTCAACAAAGCAAAGGATGTCCTTTCTTAGGGAATTCCAAAAATGTAAGAGTTCAAGGCAAGACACTAAAGGGATCAG GTTGGAGACAAACGATACTACACAATTAATACTTATCTGGAAGCTACTTGAAACTCTAGATCAGTTTTCTCTGGATGCATTGGAGGCTTATGATCAGGACATTACTCACCATCTCTATCATTCT tggGAAAAATGGTTGCTGACATGGCAAGAAGGAGTGGGACGAGGAGAAGAAGCAGAACTAATGGTGCAAACGATAAATCTCATGGCCGGACATAAGGTCTCAGAGGAAAGTTCAAAGCATGGTCCTTTTTACGAACGACTCTTCAACCTTGTTAACAAAATTTGCTGTCAACTATACAATCATCGGCAATCCAAGTACAAGCAAGAAGAG ACACATGACAATGGTAGAGACCCTGCTATCATCGTAACGTCCGAAATAGAGCAAGACATGCAACAACTTGTGCAGATGGTACTCAATCATCATGATggcatcaacttcaatatgaaGCAAGTGTTTCTCTTGGTCACAAAGACCTTCTATTGCAATGGCTTTATTCATCCAAAGATTCTGGATTCCCACATTGCTAAAGTACTCTTTGAGAGAGTTGATTAA